A single window of Solanum dulcamara chromosome 5, daSolDulc1.2, whole genome shotgun sequence DNA harbors:
- the LOC129889228 gene encoding nucleosome assembly protein 1;2-like, translating to MPLLTALSAEDRADLVNVMKNKLHDLTRDLSVFLDKLPPNIRIRVDVLREIQRQYNELEAQFLEERAALEAKFHKLYEPLFNKRYEIVNGVVEAGDESTVKEETNESAGDKGIPHFWLLAMKNNEILAKEITEQDEDALQYLKDVKWSRLDDAKGFKLEFFFNTNPYFSNNVLTKTYHMISDDEHILENAIGTEIEWFPGKSSTQKILKKKPKRGSNDTKPIIKTEECESFFHFFDPPQLPEDAEELDEETAEVLQGQMEQDYEIGSTIREKIIPHAVSWFTGEAVPIDDDDDEEDEDDDKKEEDYVEENDDAEDDENKDEKSNEENVKERQ from the exons ATGCCACTACTGACTG CTCTCTCTGCTGAGGATCGTGCAGATCTTGTAAATGTCATGAAG AACAAGCTTCATGATTTGACAAGGGATCTCTCTGTTTTTCTGGACAAACTTCCCCCAAACATTAGGATACGCGTTGATGTCCTCAGAGAGATTCAG AGACAATATAATGAATTAGAGGCGCAGTTCCTTGAGGAGAGGGCAGCTTTGGAAGCAAAGTTCCACAAGTTGTATGAGCCACTTTTCAACAAG CGATATGAGATTGTGAATGGCGTGGTTGAAGCTGGAGATGAAAGTACGGTAAAAGAAGAAACCAATGAATCGGCAGGAG ATAAAGGTATTCCTCATTTCTGGCTGCTGGCaatgaaaaataatgaaatacttGCGAAAGAG ATTACTGAGCAAGATGAAGATGCCCTCCAGTATCTCAAAGATGTCAAGTGGAGTAGACTTGATGATGCCAAGGGTTTTAAGCTTGAGTTCTTTTTTAATACAAATCCCTATTTCAGCAACAATGTGCTGACAAAGACGTATCACATGATTAGCGACGATGAGCATATCCTAGAGAATGCAATAGG GACAGAGATCGAATGGTTTCCGGGGAAATCCTCGACACAGAAGATCCTAAAGAAGAAGCCAAAGAGGGGATCCAACGATACGAAGCCAATCATAAAAACTGAGGAATGTGAAagcttctttcatttttttgatCCACCTCAACTACCCGAGGACGCAGAGGAACTTGATGAGGAAACT GCTGAAGTTCTTCAAGGTCAGATGGAACAAGATTATGAAATTGG GTCCACCATTCGAGAAAAGATCATTCCTCATGCTGTATCTTGGTTTACTGGAGAGGCCGTTCccattgatgatgatgatgatgaagaagatgaggatgatgACAAGAAAGAGGAAGATTATGTGGAGGAGAATGATGATGCAGAGGATGACGAGAATAAGGATGAGAAAAGCAATGAAGAAAATGTTAAAGAACGCCAGTAA